A window of Ovis canadensis isolate MfBH-ARS-UI-01 breed Bighorn chromosome X, ARS-UI_OviCan_v2, whole genome shotgun sequence contains these coding sequences:
- the TCEAL3 gene encoding LOW QUALITY PROTEIN: transcription elongation factor A protein-like 3 (The sequence of the model RefSeq protein was modified relative to this genomic sequence to represent the inferred CDS: inserted 3 bases in 2 codons; deleted 1 base in 1 codon; substituted 2 bases at 2 genomic stop codons), with product MNVENGEAQRGTGRGGDISTWKNCNENQGKLESEGKPEDEVEPENEGKSNEKEKPEVVGKSEXEXELQNEGQPDDGRQPAHEGQPADEGKQEKQGKFEAEGNPLKGKPGSQAKSESQLRAAKKCPAEDYVPQKAKRKKDXDSPKDYQDNLQERHLXEEILREYGDLSMAQLEELRKRQKLGGFHWIQRNVQDLFTPRGQRGVKGTKGGGRSQRGIHDIPYL from the exons gacaggaaggggaggggacatCTCAACATGGAAAAACTGCAATGAAAATCAAGGAAAGTTGGAAAGTGAGGGAAAGCCAGAAGATGAAGTAGAGCCTGAAAATGAAGGAAAgtcaaatgagaaagaaaagccaGAAGTGGTGGGGAAGTCAGAATAGGAATGAGAGCTCCAGAATGAGGGACAGCCAGATGATGGGAGACAACCCGCACATGAGGGACAACCAGCAGATGAGGGGAAGCAAGAAAAGCAGGGCAAGTTCGAAGCTGAGGGAAACCCACTCAAGGGAAAGCCAGGGTCCCAGGCAAAGTCAGAGAGCCAGTTGCGTGCTGCCAAAAAGTGCCCTGCTGAAGATTATGTGCCccagaaggcaaaaagaaaaaagg aggATTCCCCCAAGGACTATCAGGACAACTTACAGGAAAGGCATCT GGAGGAGATACTGAGAGAATATGGAGATCTGTCAATGGCTCAGCTTGAAGAGCtaaggaaaagacag aaattggGTGGATTTCATTGGATACAAAGAAATGTACAGGATCTATTCACCCCAAGGGGGCAACGGGGTGTCAAGGGAacgaagggaggagggaggagccaaAGGGGCATACATGATATCCCATATCTTTAA